In Bacteroidia bacterium, a genomic segment contains:
- a CDS encoding ABC transporter ATP-binding protein produces MHAYFRILSFGRPWFWLGGMAFVFLLLYTLFSAVSLISAIPFLEILFSQEPIPAPATPFNFLDTGSVKDYGYYYLSDWMSIYGRQTVLLYFCFFLLGVIIIKNLARYLASYCMAPLEFGIVRNMRDHIFSHLTTLDLQFFSRNKKGDTLNILTSDLQIIMESVISTVQGAIREPLTMLVFLFTLIVISWKLTLFTLIVLPLTALAINMIARPLKRKATKGQAILSDLLAHNEEFISSIRIVKAFQKENFEKERHNRLNERYTQMQISIRRRTELASPLTEVLSITVVCAIIFMGGTMILGEKSEMKASEFIGFIAIFSQFLAPIKAFSGIVSKISRGIASFDRVETLLTSLPDIQNSLNPVPKPTFEKEIHFSKVWFRYEEADILKEVDFVIPKGSTVAIVGPSGAGKSTLADLIPRFYDPYQGQILMDGVDIRSMTLADLRSHIGMVTQEGILFHDTVRNNIAYGLVNPDPQAVEEAARIANAHAFIMDLPKGYDTLIGERGTRLSGGQRQRISIARAVLRNPAILILDEATSNLDTESEKLVQEALDHLMHNRTSLVIAHRLSTILSADMILALEEGKIVEMGTHDELIRINGVYKRLFDLQFGN; encoded by the coding sequence ATGCACGCGTATTTCCGAATTCTTTCTTTTGGGCGACCTTGGTTTTGGCTGGGGGGAATGGCATTTGTGTTTTTGTTGCTGTACACGCTGTTTAGTGCCGTGTCGCTGATTTCGGCGATTCCGTTTCTGGAGATATTATTTTCCCAGGAGCCCATTCCTGCGCCAGCCACACCCTTTAACTTTCTGGATACCGGATCGGTTAAAGATTATGGCTACTACTATTTGAGTGATTGGATGAGTATCTATGGCAGGCAGACCGTTCTTTTATACTTTTGTTTTTTTCTTCTGGGGGTCATTATCATCAAAAACCTCGCGCGTTATCTTGCCAGCTATTGTATGGCGCCGCTTGAATTTGGGATTGTTCGCAACATGCGGGATCATATTTTTTCCCATTTGACAACACTCGATCTACAATTTTTTTCCCGCAACAAAAAAGGTGATACGCTGAATATTCTGACCAGCGATCTTCAGATCATCATGGAATCGGTGATCAGCACCGTACAGGGCGCGATTCGGGAGCCGTTGACCATGCTGGTATTTCTTTTCACGCTGATTGTGATTTCCTGGAAGTTGACGTTGTTTACGCTGATTGTATTGCCTCTCACGGCATTAGCAATCAATATGATTGCCCGGCCATTAAAACGAAAGGCGACGAAGGGACAGGCAATTCTCAGTGATTTACTGGCACACAATGAGGAATTTATTTCCAGCATTCGCATTGTCAAAGCTTTTCAGAAAGAAAACTTTGAAAAAGAGCGCCACAACCGGCTCAATGAGCGATATACTCAAATGCAGATTTCGATCCGGAGGAGAACCGAGCTTGCCTCTCCTTTGACCGAAGTGTTGAGTATTACCGTGGTTTGTGCCATTATTTTTATGGGTGGTACGATGATTTTGGGCGAAAAAAGTGAAATGAAAGCCTCGGAGTTTATCGGGTTCATTGCCATATTTTCACAGTTTCTTGCCCCTATAAAAGCCTTCTCGGGTATTGTGAGCAAAATCTCCCGGGGAATTGCCTCTTTTGACCGGGTAGAAACCCTGTTGACTTCTCTGCCAGATATACAAAACAGCCTAAATCCGGTACCAAAGCCGACGTTTGAAAAGGAAATCCATTTTTCGAAAGTATGGTTCCGGTACGAAGAGGCAGACATCTTAAAAGAGGTTGATTTTGTGATACCCAAAGGTTCTACCGTAGCAATCGTCGGTCCCAGCGGCGCGGGAAAATCTACCCTGGCAGATCTGATTCCCCGTTTTTACGACCCCTATCAGGGGCAAATTCTGATGGATGGGGTAGATATCCGGAGTATGACACTTGCCGATTTGCGTTCACATATCGGTATGGTTACCCAGGAAGGAATCTTGTTTCACGACACCGTTCGCAATAATATCGCCTATGGCCTGGTCAACCCGGATCCCCAGGCTGTGGAAGAAGCTGCCCGTATTGCCAACGCCCATGCATTTATTATGGACTTGCCCAAAGGGTATGATACCTTGATTGGTGAGCGGGGTACCCGGTTATCTGGCGGACAAAGGCAAAGGATCAGTATCGCCCGTGCAGTATTGAGAAACCCAGCCATTTTGATCTTGGATGAAGCAACCTCTAACCTCGATACAGAGTCCGAAAAACTGGTTCAGGAGGCATTGGATCATTTGATGCACAACCGCACCTCCCTGGTGATTGCGCACAGACTTTCCACGATTCTTTCCGCAGATATGATTCTTGCGCTGGAAGAAGGGAAAATTGTGGAAATGGGTACTCATGATGAATTGATCAGGATAAACGGCGTGTATAAACGGCTGTTTGATCTGCAATTTGGTAACTAA
- a CDS encoding amidohydrolase family protein, producing the protein MKIDAHSHILPEQLPRFSDKFGYGDFIHLDHHKPGFANMMKGSVFFREIEANCWDPALRMEEYDLHQTQVQVVCTVPIMFSYWAKPKDTLELSRFLNDHIAAVVAEHPRHFVGLGTVPMQDADLSVQELVRLKELGIPGIQIGSNINDVNLSEPQFYPIWEACESLGLAVMVHPWNMMGKNQMERYWLPWLVGMPAETSRAICCMIFGGVFEKFPNLRVMFSHASGSFLSTFGRVEHGFNCRPDLVAIDNPVPPREYLGRFWVDSITHDTTMLRYVMNMVGSNRVMIGSDYPFPLGDLTIGKLVDEMGLAPLDKENIYYKSALEWLGLEKSQFV; encoded by the coding sequence TTGAAAATAGACGCACATTCGCATATTCTCCCTGAACAGCTTCCCCGTTTTTCCGATAAATTTGGATACGGTGACTTTATTCACCTCGATCATCATAAACCTGGGTTCGCCAATATGATGAAAGGCAGTGTATTCTTTCGTGAGATTGAAGCCAACTGCTGGGACCCTGCGCTCCGGATGGAAGAATATGATCTCCATCAGACGCAGGTACAGGTGGTCTGCACCGTGCCGATTATGTTTAGCTATTGGGCTAAACCCAAAGACACGCTTGAACTCTCCCGCTTTCTCAATGATCATATCGCTGCTGTTGTGGCCGAACATCCCCGGCACTTTGTGGGCCTGGGAACTGTCCCTATGCAAGATGCCGATCTTTCCGTACAAGAACTGGTCAGGTTGAAAGAACTGGGCATTCCGGGTATTCAGATCGGTTCAAATATTAACGATGTCAATCTGAGCGAACCGCAGTTTTATCCCATATGGGAGGCCTGTGAGTCTCTGGGGCTTGCGGTAATGGTTCACCCCTGGAATATGATGGGAAAAAACCAGATGGAGCGCTACTGGCTTCCCTGGCTCGTCGGCATGCCCGCCGAAACTTCCCGCGCCATTTGCTGTATGATTTTTGGCGGTGTATTTGAAAAATTCCCTAACCTTCGGGTCATGTTTTCCCATGCCAGTGGCTCGTTTTTGTCTACTTTCGGGCGGGTAGAGCATGGTTTCAACTGCCGCCCTGACCTCGTGGCCATCGACAATCCGGTTCCTCCCCGTGAATATCTGGGCAGGTTTTGGGTAGACAGTATTACCCACGATACCACCATGCTTCGGTATGTGATGAATATGGTGGGTTCCAACCGGGTAATGATTGGTTCTGATTATCCCTTCCCGCTGGGAGATCTGACAATTGGGAAACTGGTGGACGAAATGGGGCTGGCGCCACTCGACAAAGAAAATATTTACTACAAATCTGCGCTGGAATGGCTGGGGCTGGAGAAGTCGCAGTTTGTATAG
- a CDS encoding peptidoglycan DD-metalloendopeptidase family protein encodes MKNRLSTSVIIGSAVVFFILGYIFIQNIQPETSQSLTSAAHKVTENQPNSPKLLYGIPIDSMVVINQVIRANENLSEILSRYNVPAATVFKIATLPKEIFDVRRLLVDKSYTIIHGKDSMRTAKSFIYYPNAIDYVVINFDDSIKIETGQHPVDTVEHSLSGTINSSLYQSIIDEGGSPALVSELADVYAWAIDFFGLQQGDCYKMVYTTLEVQGESAGFGKIQSAVFHHANREYMAYGFDQGEGFEYFDENGNSLRKTFLKAPLKYSRISSHFSYNRFHPVLKIRRPHLGVDYAAPVGTPVVAVGDGVVVSAAYNGGAGKMVKIRHNSNYMTAYLHLSRFGDGVREGSAIRQGDIIGFVGSTGISTGPHLDFRFYKNGVPVDPLQVDPPSASPICEQYMEDFLEVIAFQQEKLDKIGENTRYLAME; translated from the coding sequence ATGAAAAACCGATTATCCACGTCTGTCATCATTGGCTCCGCGGTCGTTTTCTTTATTTTGGGTTACATTTTCATCCAGAATATTCAACCCGAAACCTCCCAATCTCTTACATCAGCTGCACACAAAGTTACGGAGAATCAGCCAAATTCCCCAAAGTTGTTGTATGGTATTCCTATTGATTCCATGGTTGTGATCAATCAGGTCATACGGGCAAATGAAAATCTCTCGGAAATTCTGTCCCGCTACAACGTACCTGCTGCCACTGTATTTAAAATTGCAACCCTCCCCAAGGAGATCTTTGATGTTCGCCGTTTGCTCGTTGATAAATCCTATACGATCATTCACGGCAAGGATTCGATGCGAACCGCCAAAAGTTTTATCTACTATCCCAATGCCATCGACTATGTGGTCATCAATTTTGATGATTCGATTAAAATTGAAACGGGTCAGCACCCGGTAGATACGGTAGAACATTCGCTTTCCGGTACAATCAACTCTTCTCTCTACCAGTCCATCATTGATGAAGGAGGATCGCCGGCACTGGTCAGCGAACTTGCCGATGTCTATGCGTGGGCGATAGATTTTTTCGGATTACAACAGGGCGATTGTTATAAAATGGTTTACACTACGCTTGAGGTTCAGGGAGAATCTGCGGGTTTTGGTAAAATCCAGTCCGCTGTTTTTCATCATGCCAACCGCGAGTATATGGCTTATGGTTTTGATCAGGGAGAAGGATTTGAATATTTTGATGAAAACGGTAACAGCCTTCGCAAGACCTTTTTGAAAGCACCGCTGAAATATTCGCGTATCAGTTCTCATTTTTCCTACAATCGTTTTCACCCTGTGCTGAAAATCCGCCGCCCACATCTGGGCGTTGATTATGCTGCCCCTGTAGGTACACCGGTAGTAGCCGTTGGCGATGGGGTAGTGGTGAGTGCAGCTTATAATGGCGGGGCTGGTAAAATGGTGAAAATCAGACATAATAGTAACTATATGACGGCCTACCTCCATCTTTCCCGCTTTGGCGACGGGGTTCGTGAGGGTTCAGCGATTCGCCAGGGTGATATCATTGGTTTTGTTGGAAGTACCGGCATATCTACCGGGCCACACCTCGATTTTCGCTTCTACAAAAATGGGGTACCCGTGGATCCTCTTCAGGTGGATCCGCCTTCGGCCAGTCCTATCTGCGAGCAGTATATGGAAGATTTTCTCGAAGTCATCGCTTTTCAGCAAGAGAAGCTTGACAAGATCGGCGAAAACACCCGATATCTCGCTATGGAATAA
- a CDS encoding T9SS type A sorting domain-containing protein — protein sequence MQQTYKFTDIQNLNNTPFRFSLLVVFLLLAGTMISTSAFAVVKTSKGTGDWTDPNNWNPIGVPVAADDVTIASGHIVTMPSVGVALTECNNLTIQAGATMILLSRDHTTHGTTTVNGSLLDTQNSGANIFIGKVTVGASGSWNTSGISNVNNLVFRGGLENNGVSFIINKATFNTNNQTISGTSAISFPGTVIVGAGIELTNNNIAGLSFGPIANLNGVDAASKFINQTTMTYKHKNAPMLIGLVDFSPVGNTVIYNRDGVKQAVLGTTYYNLVIGPDPLLSNFDHEATANIVVLNDFTVQNGAEFLVKGFDLAVTGNTLIQGLFTDADLLGTTTLANVELSSGGYIDGNNASHGTININGNLSVPAGTGQIDEGVVTVTGTTSISAGATLLIGSQFGTKTFGQVDIAATGKWEFLVNNAATVATFTGAVNNNGTFTAQKGTYTFQGIFNNTATGIFNVNAAGLLTLETHFVNNGTANFPAGAFTFHNSTISGSSPLVFNGDITVGAGFMTTNSNTGGITLNAVLNGTDGASNFRNEQSFTYNPTLRNIPMATGILTASTVGNTFRYSRVGSDQDVKGTTYHNLVFENGTVRTLNNGNVVVNGNLTNTISQVGAGIITIAGGGPQVLSGGGTFLNLTVNKPTEALTLTSDITVTNALTISSGLVITGLNIIHLSTTGTLSETPTAYIFGLVEAERTLGGGSTSTFGNIGLDITSSAGNPLGLTLVGRSTATPVLTGGINRAFLVVPTNNAALNASITFKYLDADIIGLVEGNFVLLHNTGGGFVNIGGTLNAGLNQMTVSGINSFGGITVGDPASFPVEWLDFQAVNDPMGVVLSWSTAFELNNDYFLVERSVDGNLFSAIGKVEGSGTTSDISTYTFNDHEALNLNSNVFYYRLKQVDLNGQFDYSNIVEIRLESTVSLELKAFPSPFTDELTIQLFQNDLAANSTLKLVDMAGKLIWSQNVGHDSGTYDFSVPTAGLSSGIYTVMVQSGNTVKYVRVVK from the coding sequence ATGCAACAAACTTACAAGTTTACTGACATTCAGAATCTGAATAACACTCCATTCAGGTTTTCTCTCCTCGTAGTTTTCCTACTACTTGCAGGAACAATGATTTCGACCTCTGCTTTTGCTGTGGTTAAAACCAGTAAAGGAACCGGGGACTGGACTGACCCCAACAACTGGAACCCCATCGGTGTGCCTGTGGCGGCTGATGATGTTACGATCGCTTCTGGGCATATCGTGACTATGCCTTCCGTAGGTGTAGCCCTTACTGAGTGTAATAATCTGACCATTCAAGCGGGTGCCACGATGATTCTTCTCAGCCGGGATCATACTACTCACGGTACAACCACGGTCAATGGTAGTTTGCTTGACACACAAAATTCTGGTGCCAATATTTTTATAGGAAAAGTTACCGTTGGTGCTTCAGGTTCCTGGAATACCTCCGGCATCTCTAATGTCAACAATTTGGTTTTCAGAGGAGGGTTGGAAAACAACGGCGTTAGCTTTATTATCAATAAAGCGACTTTTAATACTAATAATCAGACGATCAGTGGTACCAGTGCGATTTCTTTTCCGGGAACTGTGATCGTGGGTGCCGGAATCGAACTCACCAATAACAACATTGCCGGCCTTTCCTTTGGGCCGATAGCCAACTTAAACGGGGTGGATGCTGCCTCCAAATTCATCAACCAGACAACCATGACCTACAAGCATAAAAATGCGCCTATGTTGATTGGTTTGGTTGATTTTTCTCCGGTCGGAAATACCGTCATCTACAATCGCGATGGCGTCAAACAGGCAGTTTTGGGTACAACTTATTACAACCTGGTAATCGGCCCTGACCCTCTGCTGAGCAATTTTGATCATGAAGCTACAGCGAATATCGTTGTACTCAACGACTTTACCGTACAAAATGGCGCTGAATTTCTCGTGAAGGGGTTTGATCTTGCCGTAACTGGAAATACTCTCATTCAGGGTTTGTTTACCGATGCAGATCTCTTGGGAACCACCACATTGGCTAATGTGGAGCTGTCTTCCGGCGGCTATATTGATGGCAACAATGCCAGCCATGGTACGATCAATATCAATGGTAATCTTTCTGTCCCGGCAGGTACAGGTCAAATTGACGAAGGGGTTGTAACTGTAACCGGTACAACTTCCATTTCTGCTGGTGCAACCCTTTTGATCGGAAGTCAGTTTGGAACAAAAACCTTTGGTCAGGTAGATATCGCTGCAACGGGTAAATGGGAGTTCCTGGTAAATAATGCAGCAACTGTTGCCACTTTTACCGGCGCAGTGAATAACAATGGGACATTTACAGCTCAAAAAGGTACCTATACCTTCCAGGGGATATTTAACAATACAGCTACGGGTATTTTTAATGTGAATGCCGCAGGGCTTCTGACTTTAGAAACTCATTTTGTTAATAATGGTACGGCAAACTTTCCGGCGGGGGCATTTACCTTTCACAACAGTACCATCAGCGGGTCTTCCCCTTTGGTATTCAATGGCGATATAACGGTAGGTGCGGGATTTATGACTACCAATAGCAATACCGGAGGTATAACCCTTAATGCTGTTTTGAACGGCACAGATGGTGCCTCTAATTTCCGTAACGAACAATCATTTACCTACAACCCGACTCTGCGGAATATTCCCATGGCAACCGGAATCCTTACGGCATCTACAGTCGGGAATACATTCCGTTACTCCCGAGTAGGTTCAGACCAGGATGTCAAAGGCACCACCTACCATAACCTTGTATTTGAAAATGGTACCGTGCGGACCCTCAACAATGGAAATGTTGTAGTGAATGGAAATCTGACGAATACGATTAGCCAGGTTGGGGCAGGGATTATTACCATAGCCGGTGGAGGGCCGCAGGTTCTCAGTGGTGGCGGTACTTTCTTAAACCTGACGGTCAACAAACCTACTGAAGCCCTTACGCTGACAAGCGACATTACGGTAACCAACGCCCTGACAATCAGCAGCGGACTTGTTATTACAGGTTTGAATATCATTCACCTGAGTACTACCGGTACACTGAGTGAAACACCTACCGCTTATATCTTTGGGCTTGTGGAAGCAGAGCGCACTCTGGGGGGAGGTTCTACTAGTACTTTTGGAAATATTGGTCTGGATATTACCTCTTCGGCAGGCAATCCATTGGGATTAACACTGGTTGGAAGAAGTACTGCTACCCCTGTACTTACAGGCGGAATCAACAGAGCTTTTCTGGTAGTCCCGACCAATAATGCAGCACTGAATGCTTCCATAACATTCAAATACCTGGATGCAGATATCATCGGGCTGGTCGAAGGAAACTTTGTGTTACTGCATAATACCGGAGGTGGATTTGTGAATATAGGTGGTACCTTGAATGCGGGCCTTAATCAAATGACCGTTTCCGGAATCAACTCCTTTGGAGGAATAACTGTTGGCGATCCTGCCAGCTTCCCGGTAGAATGGCTTGATTTCCAGGCAGTGAATGACCCTATGGGCGTTGTCCTTAGCTGGAGTACAGCTTTCGAACTAAACAACGACTACTTCCTGGTAGAAAGATCTGTAGATGGAAATCTGTTTTCGGCTATCGGAAAGGTAGAAGGATCCGGAACGACCAGCGATATCAGTACTTATACCTTTAATGATCACGAAGCGCTGAATCTCAATAGTAATGTATTTTATTACCGCCTCAAGCAAGTGGATCTCAACGGACAGTTTGACTATTCCAATATTGTTGAAATACGTTTGGAATCAACCGTGTCTCTGGAGTTAAAAGCCTTCCCTTCGCCTTTTACAGACGAACTGACCATTCAGCTGTTTCAAAATGATCTCGCTGCAAATTCAACCCTAAAGCTTGTCGATATGGCCGGTAAACTGATCTGGAGCCAGAATGTTGGGCATGATTCGGGGACCTATGACTTTTCAGTTCCGACCGCCGGGCTTTCTTCCGGTATCTACACGGTGATGGTTCAATCCGGGAATACCGTAAAATATGTAAGAGTAGTAAAATAA
- a CDS encoding T9SS type A sorting domain-containing protein, with translation MAKNYSCISLLLVLLNILLFTQIAFGVNIQSIDSGDWANPAIWSTNAVPDSSDNVFIKSGHTITLPVSGPTPTCTDLVIEQGGAIVIQNKNFTIHGTTTVAGQLTDTDNAGNNLFLGKVIITATGVWNTDALTSAPRLVFTQGIENNGQALFRRCKFEQNSQTLSGSSPFIFEDNLYLGTGISLSNEGTLIFHNGDIYGDDNTSTFVNKGTFETRSANAPVQVAAADFSSEGNTVIYNRAGTMKVRATTYYNLVISVDATGANSKRSLTAGTTRVLNRLTIESGATLQPENENLIVEGTMEIFGTFYDNAIAGTNTFYDVDLSGGIIDGTGSEYPVIKITGTLSVSTADGNIEEAKLTSTGKTVIHSGRKLLINSAVGDKVFGSLEIAEDAQFIDNTNTGLISFTGPVDIFGALALDKGFHKFDGPVTILGDSGVFLTLASKGTFRFNKGLFNHGRFIMSSDSLWIRKEIGGTAPISLNHIIYIPNKDTLVNSNTGGLRLSGLLNGSGKESVFINRGLLVYEPSDPNPPMKVGKMDLCSYPGNTLVFGSEKKDQLIPGGCYYNIGFEKGTRKLLSNGDISVLGNIYNSVEIRTGEDILTGGSIHLTGDSLQEIMGWGDPIFPTIVIDKPSGHAFLHHHITMKDGLFMVSGILETDTAYVLLSESGIIQETETAYIKGKVAALRTIGNGATREFGGMGLKIKVSAGSSMGETLVVRTTGSAYEPGQIDRYFEVFPTYNSNLDATVEFTYMEHEISGAEEEDLVMETKTGQNYFETLGGRVLTNSNIVRKTRINEFGVIAVRATSLAVNAYPSPFFDGNLTIDYVVAETQVVDIRIMDIAGRTFVKQRVLAEAGKNQFVVSDVNLAAGIYFVRVGGNSQSGYAKIVKRTL, from the coding sequence ATGGCTAAAAACTACTCGTGTATTTCCCTGCTTTTGGTTCTTTTAAACATTCTCTTATTTACCCAGATAGCCTTTGGCGTGAATATTCAAAGCATTGATTCGGGAGACTGGGCCAATCCGGCGATATGGTCCACAAATGCTGTTCCCGATTCCTCAGATAATGTTTTCATCAAAAGCGGGCATACAATTACCCTTCCTGTTTCCGGTCCTACTCCTACCTGTACTGATCTTGTGATAGAGCAGGGGGGGGCGATTGTGATCCAGAATAAAAACTTTACGATTCACGGTACAACCACAGTAGCCGGCCAACTGACTGACACTGATAATGCCGGTAATAATTTGTTTTTGGGTAAAGTAATCATCACTGCTACCGGTGTCTGGAATACGGATGCACTGACCAGCGCGCCCCGGCTTGTATTTACCCAGGGCATTGAAAACAATGGGCAGGCACTTTTTCGCAGGTGTAAGTTTGAACAAAACAGCCAGACCCTATCCGGATCATCACCATTTATTTTTGAAGATAATCTGTATCTCGGTACGGGCATTAGTCTGTCGAATGAAGGAACGCTGATTTTCCATAATGGGGATATTTATGGAGATGATAACACATCGACTTTTGTCAATAAAGGTACTTTTGAAACCCGGTCAGCTAATGCCCCTGTTCAGGTGGCTGCCGCAGACTTTTCTTCAGAAGGGAATACGGTCATTTATAATCGCGCGGGTACAATGAAAGTACGGGCGACTACCTATTATAATCTGGTCATTTCAGTCGACGCTACAGGAGCCAATTCCAAAAGAAGCCTCACAGCAGGCACAACACGTGTGCTAAACCGGTTAACAATAGAATCTGGGGCAACCCTTCAGCCGGAGAATGAAAATCTGATCGTAGAGGGAACAATGGAAATATTTGGGACATTCTATGACAATGCAATAGCCGGCACCAATACGTTTTATGATGTGGATTTATCCGGGGGAATCATTGATGGGACCGGGTCAGAGTATCCGGTGATAAAAATTACCGGTACCCTCTCTGTATCTACCGCGGATGGTAATATTGAGGAAGCTAAACTTACCTCTACCGGAAAAACAGTTATCCATTCAGGGAGAAAACTGCTGATTAATTCTGCGGTTGGAGACAAAGTATTTGGTTCGCTGGAAATAGCTGAAGACGCACAATTTATAGATAATACAAATACCGGTCTGATTTCATTCACCGGTCCTGTCGACATTTTCGGCGCACTGGCACTTGACAAAGGTTTTCACAAATTTGATGGCCCTGTCACCATTCTCGGTGATTCCGGCGTATTTCTCACGCTTGCTTCCAAAGGTACTTTCAGGTTTAATAAAGGACTTTTTAATCATGGCCGGTTTATCATGAGTTCCGATAGTTTATGGATACGAAAAGAGATTGGGGGGACTGCACCGATAAGTCTGAATCATATTATTTATATCCCCAATAAAGACACCCTTGTCAATTCCAATACCGGCGGCCTCAGACTCTCCGGATTATTGAATGGCTCCGGTAAGGAGTCAGTTTTTATCAACCGCGGACTCTTGGTATATGAACCTTCAGATCCGAACCCGCCTATGAAAGTAGGTAAAATGGATCTTTGTTCTTATCCCGGCAACACCCTAGTTTTTGGTTCTGAAAAGAAAGACCAACTGATACCGGGCGGTTGTTATTACAATATCGGCTTTGAAAAGGGAACCCGAAAACTGCTGTCAAATGGCGACATCTCCGTTCTTGGAAATATTTATAACTCCGTCGAGATCCGTACCGGCGAGGATATTCTTACCGGAGGGTCCATTCATCTGACAGGAGATAGCCTTCAGGAAATTATGGGTTGGGGCGATCCGATTTTTCCTACGATCGTGATTGACAAACCTTCAGGTCATGCATTTTTACACCATCATATTACTATGAAGGATGGCTTGTTTATGGTTTCCGGTATTTTGGAAACAGATACCGCGTATGTATTACTTTCTGAATCTGGTATTATTCAGGAAACGGAGACTGCGTATATCAAGGGAAAAGTTGCTGCGCTGCGCACCATTGGCAATGGCGCTACCCGGGAGTTTGGGGGTATGGGACTAAAAATAAAAGTCTCAGCAGGAAGTTCTATGGGAGAAACGCTGGTTGTAAGAACAACCGGATCCGCCTATGAGCCTGGTCAGATTGATCGATACTTTGAGGTATTCCCAACATACAATTCCAATCTTGACGCTACGGTCGAGTTTACCTACATGGAACATGAAATTTCAGGTGCTGAGGAAGAAGACCTGGTCATGGAAACCAAAACGGGTCAGAACTATTTTGAAACTTTAGGCGGCAGAGTGCTGACCAACAGCAATATTGTCAGAAAAACCCGGATAAACGAATTTGGCGTCATTGCGGTTCGGGCTACCAGCCTCGCAGTAAACGCCTATCCTTCCCCCTTTTTTGATGGAAACCTGACGATAGACTATGTGGTTGCCGAGACGCAGGTAGTCGACATCCGGATTATGGATATTGCGGGCCGCACATTTGTAAAGCAGCGGGTTTTGGCAGAAGCCGGGAAAAACCAGTTTGTCGTCTCCGACGTCAATCTTGCAGCGGGCATTTATTTTGTACGTGTCGGAGGAAACAGTCAGTCAGGGTATGCAAAAATTGTGAAGCGCACGCTGTGA
- a CDS encoding rhodanese-related sulfurtransferase produces MALFNKINGKELKLAILQDKEQRMTLSFYQYAKISDPVGFRNDLYRKWEELGVLGRVYIASEGINAQISVPESKMTLFQAELNQISFLRGIRLNIAVEDTGKSFFKLKIKVRPKILADGLNDETFDVTDKGIHLSAAAFNEITSREDTVVIDMRNHYESEVGHFKEAILPDVETFRDSLPIVEDILQTHKDKNIVMYCTGGIRCEKASAWFRHRGFEKVFQLEGGIIKYAHDVAAAGLENKFIGKNFVFDERLGERISDEVIAHCHQCGALCDTHTNCKNVTCNLLFIQCPSCSEKYEGCCSDECKDFTHLPEDEQIALRKGTDSGIRIFSKGRLHKNAPAS; encoded by the coding sequence ATGGCTTTATTCAACAAGATCAACGGAAAAGAACTAAAACTCGCTATACTCCAGGATAAAGAGCAACGTATGACGCTCTCATTTTACCAGTACGCGAAAATTTCCGACCCCGTAGGATTTCGCAACGATTTGTACAGAAAATGGGAAGAGTTAGGCGTATTGGGTAGAGTCTATATCGCTTCTGAAGGCATTAATGCGCAGATTTCCGTACCAGAATCGAAGATGACGTTGTTTCAGGCGGAGCTCAATCAGATCAGTTTTCTGCGCGGAATCAGACTCAATATTGCGGTAGAGGACACCGGAAAGTCTTTCTTCAAACTGAAAATTAAAGTTCGTCCGAAAATTCTGGCTGACGGTCTGAATGACGAAACATTTGATGTCACCGACAAAGGCATCCACCTTAGCGCCGCAGCCTTCAACGAAATCACCTCCCGGGAAGATACGGTAGTGATTGATATGCGCAATCACTACGAAAGCGAAGTCGGGCACTTTAAAGAAGCGATTTTACCTGATGTAGAAACTTTTCGAGATTCATTGCCAATCGTAGAAGATATTTTGCAGACACACAAGGACAAAAACATTGTCATGTATTGTACAGGCGGTATCCGCTGCGAAAAGGCCAGCGCATGGTTTCGCCATCGCGGATTTGAGAAGGTGTTTCAGCTCGAAGGGGGCATTATCAAATATGCACATGATGTGGCAGCAGCCGGACTGGAAAATAAGTTTATCGGCAAAAACTTCGTCTTCGACGAAAGGTTGGGCGAGCGGATATCCGATGAAGTGATCGCCCACTGTCATCAGTGCGGGGCGTTGTGCGATACCCACACCAATTGCAAAAATGTAACCTGCAACCTGCTGTTTATCCAATGCCCTTCCTGTAGCGAAAAATACGAGGGCTGCTGCTCCGATGAATGTAAGGACTTCACTCACTTGCCCGAAGATGAACAAATTGCCTTAAGGAAAGGAACAGACAGCGGCATTCGCATTTTTTCAAAAGGCCGCTTGCACAAAAATGCGCCCGCTTCCTGA